One window from the genome of Prochlorococcus marinus XMU1411 encodes:
- the argS gene encoding arginine--tRNA ligase: MLIIFKELTNNFEQTLLDSLKKNHKEREFEILRKNLITQSSKEEFGDYQCNICLSLSKIYKKNPRDISNDFINLLNKNKSIGKLCKSLEIAGPGFINIKLKDEVLINAIKSNIQCQRGGVPQIKKDLDSGLSNKIIVDFSSPNIAKEMHVGHLRSTIIGDSISRIFELRGYQVLRLNHVGDWGTQFGMLITQLKDLYSNDLEEIGKIKISDLVEFYKESKKRFDNEYEFQKRSREEVVKLQSGDIKSIKAWKLLCDQSRKEFDEIYKNLKIKIEERGESFYNPFLKSVIEDLNFKKILVEDQGAKCVFLDGMTNKEGKPLPLIIQKKDGGFNYATTDLAAIRYRFNKPPNGDDASRIIYVTDHGQTNHFAGVFQVAKKAKWIPDNCQVDHVPFGLVQGIDGKKLKTREGETIRLKDLLKEAVRRAKEDLLKRLEDENRYETEDFIANTSRIIGLGAVKYADLSQNRITNYQFSFDKMLSLNGNTAPYLLYTLVRIAGIKRKNDFVYDSKDFQYTNYEHKAEWKLIRKLLKFDEVIISIEKDLMPNRLCNYLFELCQTFNRFYDQVPILKEEKYIKISRLNLCDLTAKILKLSLELLGIETLERM, from the coding sequence ATGCTAATCATTTTTAAAGAATTAACAAATAATTTCGAACAAACTCTTTTAGATAGTCTTAAAAAAAATCATAAAGAAAGAGAATTCGAAATTCTTAGAAAAAATTTAATTACACAATCATCAAAAGAAGAATTTGGTGATTATCAATGTAATATTTGTTTAAGTTTATCTAAAATATATAAAAAGAACCCAAGAGATATTTCTAATGATTTTATTAACCTTTTAAATAAAAATAAAAGCATAGGAAAATTATGTAAGAGTCTAGAAATAGCTGGACCTGGATTTATAAATATAAAATTAAAAGATGAAGTTCTAATAAATGCAATTAAATCAAATATTCAATGCCAAAGGGGTGGAGTACCTCAAATTAAAAAAGATTTAGATAGTGGCTTATCAAATAAAATCATTGTAGATTTTTCTAGTCCTAATATTGCTAAAGAAATGCATGTAGGGCATTTAAGATCAACAATAATAGGAGATTCAATATCCAGAATTTTCGAGTTAAGAGGTTATCAAGTATTAAGACTAAATCATGTTGGCGATTGGGGCACGCAATTTGGAATGCTTATTACTCAGCTCAAAGATTTATATTCAAATGACTTAGAGGAGATAGGCAAAATTAAAATAAGTGATTTAGTTGAATTTTATAAAGAATCAAAAAAAAGATTTGATAATGAATATGAATTCCAAAAAAGATCTAGAGAGGAAGTAGTTAAGTTACAAAGTGGAGATATTAAATCGATTAAAGCTTGGAAATTATTATGTGATCAATCTAGAAAAGAATTTGATGAAATCTATAAAAATTTAAAAATAAAAATAGAAGAAAGAGGTGAATCTTTTTATAATCCCTTCTTAAAATCAGTAATTGAGGATTTGAATTTTAAAAAAATATTAGTAGAAGATCAAGGAGCAAAATGTGTATTTCTAGATGGGATGACTAATAAAGAAGGCAAGCCTTTACCGCTAATTATTCAAAAAAAAGATGGAGGTTTTAACTATGCTACAACAGATCTTGCTGCCATAAGATACAGATTCAATAAACCTCCTAATGGGGATGATGCTTCGAGAATTATTTATGTAACTGATCATGGACAAACAAATCATTTTGCTGGAGTTTTTCAAGTTGCAAAAAAAGCAAAATGGATCCCAGACAATTGCCAAGTAGACCATGTCCCTTTTGGTTTAGTTCAAGGAATTGATGGCAAAAAACTAAAGACAAGGGAAGGTGAAACAATACGTTTAAAAGATTTATTAAAAGAAGCAGTTAGAAGAGCAAAAGAAGATTTATTGAAAAGATTAGAAGATGAAAATCGTTATGAGACAGAAGATTTTATTGCAAATACTTCAAGAATAATTGGATTAGGAGCTGTTAAGTATGCAGATTTAAGCCAAAATAGGATTACAAATTATCAATTTAGTTTTGATAAAATGCTTTCCCTAAATGGTAATACGGCTCCTTATTTGTTATATACACTTGTGAGAATTGCAGGAATTAAAAGAAAAAATGATTTTGTTTATGACTCTAAAGATTTTCAATATACAAATTATGAACATAAAGCTGAGTGGAAACTTATCAGAAAATTACTTAAGTTCGATGAAGTCATAATATCTATTGAAAAAGACTTAATGCCAAATAGATTATGCAATTATCTGTTTGAGCTATGTCAGACTTTTAATAGATTCTATGATCAAGTGCCAATACTCAAAGAAGAAAAATATATAAAAATTTCTAGACTTAATTTATGTGATCTAACTGCAAAAATACTAAAATTAAGCTTAGAGCTTCTAGGAATTGAAACTTTAGAAAGAATGTAA
- the mnmE gene encoding tRNA uridine-5-carboxymethylaminomethyl(34) synthesis GTPase MnmE: MDSIVTTEDTIAAIASAISIGKGGVAIIRVSGKDSINSCKKIVKTKSKYAWESHRVFHGFIQENKQNKFIDEVLILVMKSPNSFTGEDVVELHCHGGIIIVNKVLKRLLSSNSRVRLANPGEFSQRAFLNGKIDLTQAESINQLINASNTKSAELAFSGLQGEIKKKINDIKNDLINQLCEIEARVDFEEEFTNFDYTKYLKNIKKVKEKIELLIENAKRNSYIHNGISIALIGKTNVGKSSLLNLLAKKEKAIVTNIPGTTRDVIEVNLTINDIPMKIIDTAGIRETHEQIESIGIKKSFGKIKESDFIIYIYSLEEGFNEEDKKIIEKIPKEKLITILGNKKDLIDCKNINSNELKNTILMSIKNNNGERLLIDTIIKKCGLKQVENINIFLNERHLTNLSACLSNLNDTDEIIKNKLPFDLLSIELRDGIQNLSKITGQELTEELLDNIFSKFCIGK; this comes from the coding sequence ATGGATTCGATAGTTACTACAGAAGATACGATAGCCGCAATTGCTTCAGCTATAAGTATAGGGAAAGGAGGAGTTGCAATAATAAGAGTATCAGGGAAAGACTCAATAAATTCTTGCAAAAAGATTGTTAAAACTAAATCTAAATATGCATGGGAATCACATAGAGTTTTTCATGGTTTTATTCAGGAAAATAAACAAAATAAATTTATAGATGAGGTTTTAATTTTAGTAATGAAATCACCTAATAGCTTCACAGGAGAGGATGTTGTTGAACTTCATTGCCATGGAGGAATTATCATAGTGAATAAAGTTCTAAAGAGATTATTATCTAGTAATTCTAGAGTTAGACTTGCAAACCCAGGAGAATTTAGTCAAAGAGCTTTTCTTAATGGAAAAATAGACCTTACTCAAGCCGAGTCGATTAATCAATTAATTAATGCAAGCAATACAAAATCAGCAGAGTTAGCTTTTAGTGGGCTTCAAGGAGAAATAAAGAAAAAAATTAATGATATTAAAAATGACCTTATAAATCAACTTTGCGAAATAGAAGCGAGAGTTGATTTTGAAGAAGAGTTTACAAATTTTGATTACACCAAATATCTAAAAAACATTAAAAAAGTAAAAGAAAAAATAGAATTACTAATAGAAAATGCCAAAAGAAATTCATATATTCACAATGGAATATCCATTGCGCTTATAGGTAAAACAAATGTTGGCAAAAGCTCTTTATTAAATTTACTTGCAAAAAAAGAGAAAGCAATCGTAACTAATATTCCTGGAACAACTAGAGATGTTATTGAAGTTAATTTAACTATTAATGATATTCCAATGAAAATAATTGATACTGCTGGAATAAGAGAAACTCATGAACAAATTGAAAGTATAGGAATTAAAAAAAGTTTTGGAAAAATTAAAGAGTCAGATTTTATAATTTATATTTATAGTCTTGAAGAAGGATTTAATGAAGAAGACAAAAAAATAATAGAAAAAATCCCCAAAGAAAAATTAATTACTATTTTGGGCAATAAAAAAGATTTAATTGATTGCAAAAATATTAATTCAAATGAGTTAAAAAATACAATTCTCATGAGCATTAAGAATAATAATGGTGAAAGATTATTAATCGACACAATCATAAAAAAATGTGGATTAAAACAAGTAGAAAATATCAATATATTTTTAAACGAAAGACATCTAACAAATTTGTCTGCTTGCCTATCTAATTTAAATGATACTGATGAAATCATTAAAAATAAATTGCCATTTGATTTATTATCAATAGAACTGAGAGACGGAATTCAAAACTTATCTAAAATAACTGGTCAAGAATTAACAGAGGAACTCCTAGATAATATTTTTTCTAAATTTTGTATTGGTAAATAA
- a CDS encoding DUF2062 domain-containing protein translates to MRFKRDITYKKILSLFRNQNGSPFFNAKGLAIGVFSGCFPFFGFQTLIGVFLAKIAKGNIILAAIGTWISNPFTYIPLYYFNYKVGSIFLNNSSNKLLEKSLVIDDLWKQGRIFSLKLLLGSSCVGILLAFICGSIVFFIYKIKSKS, encoded by the coding sequence ATGAGATTTAAAAGAGATATTACCTATAAGAAAATTCTATCATTATTTAGGAATCAGAATGGAAGTCCTTTCTTTAATGCTAAAGGTTTAGCTATAGGGGTATTTAGTGGCTGTTTTCCTTTTTTTGGGTTTCAGACTTTAATAGGGGTATTTTTAGCGAAAATAGCCAAGGGAAATATTATTCTAGCTGCAATTGGTACATGGATTAGCAACCCTTTTACTTATATTCCACTTTATTATTTTAACTATAAAGTTGGTTCGATTTTTTTAAATAATTCTTCTAATAAACTTCTTGAAAAAAGTTTAGTTATTGATGACTTATGGAAACAAGGTAGAATTTTTTCCCTAAAATTACTATTAGGTTCATCTTGTGTAGGTATTTTACTGGCTTTTATTTGCGGCAGTATTGTTTTCTTTATCTACAAGATAAAAAGTAAAAGTTAG
- a CDS encoding RelA/SpoT family protein — translation MTEAAANSKEKNEIEVSKTILPENKKYESESLNYQIKIPDWLIKDIHNFEKSNKENDENQNLIVKAFKLAYKAHDGQFRASGEPYIIHPVAVANLLKEIGASSSVIAAGLLHDVVEDTGIDLSEIETNFGLEVKILVEGVTKLGGIHFNNRTEAQAENLRKMFLAMASDIRVVLVKLADRLHNMRTIEWLNDEKKLRIARETREIYAPLANRLGINRFKWELEDLAFKFLEPKEYQDLKDQIAVKRSDREKRLKVTLNLMKENLVSAGLKNFEITGRPKHLYGIWSKMERQQKQFHEIYDVAALRIIVDNSDSCYRALAVVHDTFKPIPGRFKDYIGLPKPNGYQSLHTSVIGRHRPIEVQIRTTSMHQIAEYGIAAHWQYKEGGSPAKSNAERFNWLRQLVEWQQEGNERDHNDYLASIKEDLFDEEVFVITPKGDVVGLRKGSTAIDFAYRIHSEVGNHCNGIRINEKLSPLSTALQNGDFIEILTSNNATPSLDWLNFVVTPTAKNRIRQWYKKSHRDETIKRGRDLLEKEVGRNGFEALLSSEAMKKVANRCNLKTTEDLLASLGFGGLTLHQVLNRLREEIKLQTEDVKNDSDSEIAKSLKSNSNLSNNKSNTAAKSPISGIEGLDYRIGKCCTPLPGEDIIGTVSLGNHGITIHREDCENVIPIPIERRLPVSWNQDNKTGDNKFPIQLRIEVIDRVGVLKDILMRLSDKGINVSDANVKTAYGKPAIINLCVGLESYNQLHKTIEQIKSMADVLDIARVGQS, via the coding sequence ATGACCGAGGCAGCTGCAAATTCAAAAGAAAAAAACGAAATTGAAGTTTCCAAAACTATTTTGCCTGAAAATAAAAAATATGAAAGTGAATCTTTAAATTATCAAATAAAAATTCCCGATTGGCTTATTAAAGATATTCATAATTTTGAAAAATCAAATAAAGAAAATGATGAGAACCAAAATCTTATAGTAAAGGCTTTTAAACTTGCTTATAAAGCTCATGATGGACAATTCCGCGCGAGCGGCGAGCCATACATTATCCATCCAGTTGCTGTTGCAAATCTCCTCAAAGAAATAGGTGCTAGTTCATCTGTTATTGCTGCAGGCCTTTTACATGATGTTGTTGAAGATACTGGAATTGATTTATCCGAAATAGAAACAAATTTTGGATTAGAAGTAAAAATACTTGTGGAAGGTGTAACAAAATTAGGAGGCATTCACTTTAACAATAGGACCGAAGCACAAGCTGAAAATCTTAGGAAAATGTTTTTGGCTATGGCCAGCGATATCAGAGTTGTCTTAGTAAAACTTGCAGATCGACTTCATAACATGAGAACAATTGAATGGCTAAATGATGAGAAAAAACTAAGAATAGCGAGAGAAACAAGAGAGATTTATGCACCATTAGCTAATCGACTAGGAATAAACAGATTTAAATGGGAATTAGAAGATTTAGCTTTTAAATTCCTAGAGCCTAAAGAATATCAAGATCTTAAAGATCAAATCGCTGTTAAAAGAAGTGATAGAGAAAAAAGATTAAAAGTAACTTTGAATCTTATGAAGGAAAACTTGGTTTCAGCAGGTTTGAAAAATTTTGAAATAACAGGGAGGCCAAAACATCTTTATGGCATCTGGAGCAAAATGGAAAGACAACAAAAGCAATTTCACGAGATTTATGATGTTGCTGCCCTAAGAATTATCGTCGACAATTCAGATAGTTGTTATAGAGCTTTAGCAGTTGTTCATGATACTTTCAAACCAATTCCAGGTAGATTTAAAGACTATATAGGATTACCAAAACCTAATGGATACCAGTCCTTACATACTTCTGTTATTGGAAGACATCGACCTATTGAAGTTCAAATTAGAACTACTTCGATGCATCAAATTGCTGAATATGGTATTGCCGCTCATTGGCAATATAAAGAGGGTGGTTCTCCCGCTAAAAGTAATGCCGAGAGATTTAATTGGCTAAGACAATTAGTAGAATGGCAACAAGAAGGTAATGAAAGGGATCATAATGATTATTTAGCTTCAATTAAAGAAGATTTATTTGATGAAGAAGTATTTGTGATCACTCCAAAAGGAGATGTTGTTGGTTTAAGGAAAGGATCTACCGCGATAGATTTCGCCTACAGAATTCATTCTGAAGTTGGAAATCACTGTAATGGAATAAGAATTAATGAAAAGCTTTCTCCATTATCTACAGCACTTCAAAATGGTGACTTCATAGAAATTTTGACAAGTAATAATGCTACTCCAAGCTTGGATTGGCTGAACTTTGTAGTTACGCCAACTGCTAAAAATAGAATTCGCCAATGGTATAAGAAAAGCCATCGTGACGAAACGATTAAAAGAGGTAGAGATTTACTTGAAAAAGAAGTAGGTAGAAACGGTTTTGAAGCATTACTTTCTAGTGAAGCCATGAAAAAAGTTGCAAATCGATGCAATTTAAAAACTACTGAAGACCTTCTTGCATCTCTTGGTTTTGGTGGTTTAACTTTGCATCAAGTATTAAACAGACTAAGAGAAGAAATAAAATTACAGACAGAAGATGTGAAAAATGATTCAGACTCTGAAATTGCAAAATCTCTGAAAAGTAATAGTAATTTATCCAATAATAAATCTAATACTGCAGCTAAATCACCAATTTCTGGGATAGAAGGTCTTGATTACAGAATAGGTAAATGCTGTACCCCACTCCCAGGCGAGGATATTATTGGAACTGTGTCGCTCGGCAACCATGGGATAACCATACATAGGGAAGATTGTGAAAATGTAATACCAATTCCAATAGAGAGAAGATTACCTGTTAGTTGGAATCAAGATAATAAAACTGGTGATAATAAGTTTCCAATTCAGCTACGAATAGAAGTAATTGATAGAGTTGGAGTTCTTAAAGATATTCTTATGCGGTTATCTGATAAAGGTATAAACGTAAGCGATGCCAATGTTAAAACTGCTTACGGTAAACCAGCTATTATAAATCTTTGTGTAGGTCTTGAAAGTTATAATCAACTTCACAAAACAATTGAACAAATTAAATCAATGGCAGATGTTTTAGATATTGCCAGAGTTGGACAAAGTTAA
- the nadC gene encoding carboxylating nicotinate-nucleotide diphosphorylase, whose product MDLNTPIISKIIDNWIDEDIGRGDLTSPSITEENGNAYWIAKEEGIFCGVEIIKEIFKKIDLKISSKFNISDGDKFVKDQKLLEIYGPSKSLLATERISLNIAMHLSGISTYTKNLIDKLEGTNIKLADTRKTTPGLRIFEKYAFKCGGGVNHRMGLYDAAMIKENHIAWTDNLKNAVQKIRLNSPFTTHIIIEAENIEQAKEAVLAGADSVLLDELSPETIKKSVQELRDLSINSLKKEVNKNLIIEVSGINPKEISKYLIKGIDLISTSSSITKSDWIDLSMRYIN is encoded by the coding sequence GTGGATTTAAATACTCCAATAATAAGTAAGATCATTGATAATTGGATCGATGAAGATATAGGTAGAGGAGATCTTACAAGTCCCTCTATTACAGAAGAGAATGGTAATGCATATTGGATTGCAAAAGAGGAGGGTATATTTTGTGGGGTTGAAATTATAAAAGAAATTTTTAAAAAAATTGATTTAAAAATCAGTTCAAAATTTAATATCTCTGATGGAGATAAATTTGTTAAAGATCAAAAACTCTTAGAAATATATGGACCTTCAAAAAGTTTACTCGCTACTGAAAGGATCAGCTTAAACATAGCAATGCATTTATCTGGAATATCAACATATACAAAGAATCTCATAGATAAATTAGAAGGCACAAATATAAAATTAGCAGATACTAGGAAAACGACTCCTGGCTTAAGAATATTTGAAAAATATGCATTCAAATGCGGAGGTGGAGTGAATCATAGAATGGGATTATACGATGCTGCCATGATCAAAGAAAATCATATTGCATGGACAGATAATCTTAAGAATGCAGTACAAAAAATTCGCCTAAATTCGCCTTTTACAACTCATATCATAATTGAAGCTGAAAATATCGAACAGGCAAAAGAAGCAGTATTAGCAGGAGCGGATAGTGTCTTATTAGATGAACTTAGTCCTGAAACAATCAAAAAAAGCGTTCAAGAATTAAGAGATTTATCAATTAATAGCCTAAAAAAAGAAGTCAATAAAAATTTGATAATAGAAGTTTCTGGAATAAACCCTAAAGAAATTAGTAAATATCTAATAAAAGGTATTGATTTGATTTCAACAAGTTCTTCTATTACCAAAAGTGATTGGATTGATTTAAGTATGCGTTATATTAATTAA